The genome window gacaaAATGGAGCTAATTAGTATACTCATTTCCTCACATACATATTTCATTGTGATGAGAACATGTTTACAATCTACACTTACAGctgttttcaagtatacaatgcttagttattaactatagttgtCATGCTGTTCAGTAGATCTCTAGAACTATTCCTATCTGAAATTTTGTATTGTTTGACTAACATCTCCCGAGTCCCTCCACGGCccctgcctctggtaaccacctttcTGCTCTCTACAAGCATGAGTTCAACTTTGTTAGATTCCACGtagaagtgagatcatgcagcatttgtctttctgtctttgctCTTTACAACTTTGTCACGTATTTATTCACCTTTCcagagggggtctcactctgtcacccaggctggagtacagtgacacaaacacggctcaccatggcctccacctcccgtggtcaagagatcctcccacttcagcctcctgagtagctaataCCACAGGCgtccacaccacacctggctaattgttgtattttttctagagatgggcttcctccatgttgcccaggtcgatcgccaactcctgggctcaagtgctccacATGTCTTGGCATGCCAAAGAAccgggattagaggcatgagccaccgtgcccggcctcggcTTTATTTCACTCAGTATAACATCGTCTAGGCTCATTCATGTTACAAATGACATGTtcaccttccttttttttaaatagcattctattggatgtgtatgtttttttttttttttttttttttttttgacagagtttccctcCCGTCGCCcggacaggagtgcagtggcatgatgttggctcactacatcctctgcctcccaggtgcaagctgATCTGGGCACAATGGTGTTCATAGCCACTGCAGGATTCATCTTCAACATCTTCTCATCTCTTCTTAAAACAAGCTGTACCTTCGTCAACAGCTGATTTCTTCGGGGGACTCTCCTTATAAGCTTTACATAAAACATCAATGAATTCTTCATTCCTCCACCCAAGCTTCACcgtaaatttgatgtttgtttttgctgccaTTTTAGCGGAATTCGTGTTGCTCTGATAGGAGTCCTTTTCAGTGGGTGTCTCATGCTTCTTAGTGCCTCAGAGTGGATCTGGTTCAGAAaggttataacaagttagtataaGTTTTAGTGTAAAACAACTGAAATCCATGCAGAGATTTTTCACAACGTCCATTTTCTGTGAACCTTTTGAAGACCCCCTGTGTTGAACGTTGGCCATGTCCTTGGAGAGAAGTGGATGCCGTCCACTTCCTGTCCTCAAATTGCCCACAGTGCAGGAGTGCACAGAGCAGGGAAAGGCCACCCCAGCGAGGTCCTGCCCTCCAACGTGCAGCAGACTGCCGGCCCAATCCTGACTCCCTGGTGTGCTGTGTGGGCCAGAGCAAGTTGACGAACCTCCCTGAAGCTCAGTTTACTCCTATGTAGCTCAGAACCAGTAGCCATGATAGGACTGCTTGGCAGGGACGGTTAATTAACTCAGGAAAAGCAACCTAGCTCCAAGGGTAGCAACCAGGAGTTCCAGTTGATTCCATCCGCAGACCCTCTGAGGCTTTCCCAAGCTGCGGTGTGGCGGAAAATTAATTGGGTTTAGTGTGATTGGATTGAAGTGCCAATCTAATCAAGGGGAAGTCCCGCCCACTCTGCCCTGTGCCTATATAAAGGCGAGGCGCGGCGGCCGCGGCACTCACTGAAGCCCGCGAGTCCGCAGAGCAGCAGAGCCAGGCCAGTGCTCCAGAAGGCAGCAAGATGTTGAGAGCCACAGCTCCTTGCTGGTTCCCACCCGGATATCCAGAAGCTAAGAAGGTGGCCGAGGAGCTGGCCCTCGAGGCTCTAGAGCTCCCACTGCCCTCTCATCAACCTGCCCGGAACTTCGGGCTCTGGGTGCCCCAGATGTACAACCAGGCCTCAGCGCTTGTGGGGATCCAGGCGGAGCCTCAGAATAGCGGTCCGGCCGTGGCCCCAGAGTGGCCCAAGATGGTGACGGAGGCGTGGTACTTCCCTGCGCAGAGGGCATCGGCCTGCCAGCCGCCAGCCGCCCCAAGGCTGACAGAGAGGCCCCCCGCAGTCCGCATCTCAGCCcccagggagaggaagaggatcGCCCACTTTCCCAGCCCTTGCTTGGACACAGGTCCCACAGATGCCAAGAGAACCCTGGCGGCCAGCAGCCACCAACGCTCCGATGGCTCCAAGGTCGGCACACAGCCATGGAAGACGCACAACAGGTCAGGGATGGCATACAGGACCTCCACCACCGACAGCTCTAAGCGAATCGCCCATCGTCCATCCTTACGGAGTCTGAAGAAACCCATCCTCCTCCGAAAGTCTGGGTGCCGAGTCCCCACCGTCATCCGCCGAGGCTATCTCCAACTGCTCACCAAAGAGTGTCTCCAGTTCTGCGCCTCCGAGCAGGAGGCGAAGGAGAAGGCGCTGAACGAGGAGAAGGTGGCCCACGACCGCAGCCCCAACAAGAACGTCTACCTGAATGTGGTGCTGAACGCCCTCAAGAGACTGAAGGGCCTGACCCCCAGCTCCATGCCCGGCCTCAGCAGGACCGCTCTGTACAGCCGCCTCCAGGACTTCCTGCTCACTCGGGAGCAGCTCAAGGAGAACGGCTACCCCTTCCCGCACCCCGAGCGGCCCGGAGGCGCCGTCCTCTTCACTGCCCAGGGGAAGGGGCCAGGCGACTCCTCCCGCAGGGTCTGCTGCCGCTGTGGCACCGAGTACCTGGTGTCCCCTTCGGGCCGCTGTGTACGCGACCAGGTGTGTTACTACCACTGGGGGAGGGTCCGCTCCAGCCAAGTGGCCGGAGGCCGGCTTACCCAGTACACCTGCTGTGCAGCCGCTCCTGGCTCCGTGGGCTGCCAGGTGGCAAAGCAGCACGTGCGGGACGGCCGCAAGGAGAGCCTGGATGGCTTCGTGAAGACCTTCAAGAAAGAGTTTTCCAGAGACGCTTATCCCGGAATCTACGCCTTGGACTGTGAGATGTGCTACACCACGCACGGCCTAGAGCTGACCCGTGTCACCGTGGTGGACGCCGACATGCGGGTGGTGTACGACACCTTCGTCAAGCCCGACAACGAGATCGTGGACTACAACACCAGGTTTTCCGGCGTGACCGAGGCCGACGTCGCCCAGACCAGCATCACGTTGCCGAAAGTCCAAGCCATCCTGCTGAGCTTTTTCAGCGCCCAAACCATCCTCATCGGGCACAGCCTGGAGAGCGACCTGCTGGCCCTGAAGCTGATCCACAGCACCGTGGTGGACACGGCGGTGCTCTTCCCGCACTACCGGGGTTTCCCCTACAAGCGCTCCCTAAGGAATCTCACGGCCGACTACCTCGGACAGATCATCCAGGACAGCCAGGACGGGCACGACTCCTGCCAGGACGCAAACGCCTGCCTGCAGCTGGTGATGTGGAAAGTCCGAGAGCGCGCCGGGATCCAGCGAGGCCACCCGTCCGCCTCTCCCGCCGCCCTGGCCTGTCCTCAGACCCAGGCCTCTTCCACAACTGCGATCGCTCCCGAGAGCTAACCCAGTCCACCTGGCCGCAAAGCGACAGAAACCGAAGCAGCCGGTTTTGCAGGAGAGGGAAAAAAGCCAAGACTAACCCCGACCCCGACTTCCAGTCCCCCGGAGTCCCTGCCGCGGCCCCTCGCGACTGTCCccatccctctgcccctcccagacCTCTATCCTTCCACCAATCGCCTCCACCAGCCCCGAGCCCCCACTCCCAGGCCCCCGAGTCCCTGCCGCGGTCCCTCGCGACTGTCTCCATCCCTCAGCCCATCCCAGACCTCTGTCCTTCTTCCACCGCTAGCCTCCCTCAGCCCACCTGGACTTCCTTGGTCTCTGAGAACAAAGCCAGCCCCCTGGCCCTCCAGCCTCCTGCCAGTCTTCCCTGCTGGGCGTCTTCCTCTTCTCTGGGGCTTTCGgaacctcccctcccccacccgagTTTTCCCCCACCCCCGGGGGCTGGCACAGAATCAATGTCTCTAGGAATTTCAAacgtaaaaataaaagaatttaaaaacgaCGGAAAGGCATTTGCTCCTCCATGTGCGCTTACCTGTTTTTCTGTAGAGGCACCACGCTGAGGTGGGTGAAGCACTTGGGCTCTGGAATTACACATCTGGCTTCAAATTCAACTTCCACCACTTACTGGCTTTGTCATATTGGACAAAGGACGTTTTTGTGCTTCTACGTATTTATCTTTAAAGCGTGATCATAAGGTCACGATAAGGCATGAATGAAGCAACACATGGCAGGCCTTGAAACAAtcgcacatagtaggtattcgaTTCATGTTAACTATGTTTCCTTCTTAAAATGGCTTACATTGGGAAATCGTGAACACTGTATCATTAACCCTTGGAACAACCCAATGAGTAGGTAAATAAAGCTTAATTTTATACCTCAAGAAACCATGCGTCTTCACCTGCGCCAAATGCTCATGATTGTAAGGAGCACTGGTGGTTCGTTTATTATGTACTTGGTACTTTGCACCTATTAACCCAGTTAATCCTCTTAATAGTTGTGAGAGGGATAGcgttcttatccccattttacaggtgaggaaactgaagcacaagtGTTAAGCAGTTTATCTGAGGTATCCTAGCTACAAGTCAGGTGCAGTCAGCCTGGCTGCAGAGCCCTTGCTCTGTCCGCTGCACTACCTGACTTCCCAGGAGTATGTATGGTGAGAGTCAAAGTGGATTCTTCCACACAACCAACCAATTACAATGTCTGAATCAGTCAGGCGACTTGCAACTGGGCTCCAGGAGAGAAGGAATCATCACACCTCTCTAAATCCATGTTCCCATTTTGAATCTTCAATGAGAGACGAGACGCTAAGTAGCTAGTTTTGGTGGAGTGGCTGATTTTacacgtgtttgtgtgtgtgtgtgcgtgcgtgtgtgtgtgtgtgtgtatgtgcacctAACTAAAGTAAACTGATAGTTTGAATGCTTACAGTACcattaatttaatttgtatatgtGAGCCCCACACACCTATATACAAACACACCCTGATCCAGAACAATGACTTAGTGAAGAACGGGATTTCCACTCTGTCACACAAATTCAGGAAAGCACTGAAGTAGGGCATTTCTGATTGATTTTACCATTGCTGGAATTTTCCTTTACAACATAGACTTCTTCTGTGGAGATTCcataaataaagtcttttttttttattgtgcgatatttcttttaattttcataatttatttaaattttaaattttaattttaagttgaaaataaaaattatacgtTCATGTCGTTCAACATGAGgtttcatatatgtatacgttGTGGAATGACAAAATGGAGCTAATTAGCATACTCATTTCCTCACATACATATTTCATTGTGATGAGAACATGTTTACAATCTACACTTACAGctgttttcaagtatacaatgcttagttattaactatagttatcaTGCTGTTCAGTAGATCTCTAGAACTATTCCTATCTGAAACTTTATATTGTTTGACTAACATCTCCCCCATCCCTCCTGGGCCCCTGCCTcgggtaaccaccattctgctctctacAACCATGAGTTCAATTTTGTTAGATTCCACGtagaagtgagatcatgcagcatttgtctttctgtgcttgctCTTTACAACTTTGTCACGTATTTATTCATCTttccagacaaggtctcactctgtcaccctggctggagtacagtgacacaaacacggctcaccatggcctccacctcccgcggtcaagagatcctcccacttcagcctcctgagtagctaataCCACAGGCgtccacaccacacctggctaattgttgtattttttctagagatgggcttcctccatgttgcccaggttgatcgccaactcctgggctcaagtgctccacctGTCTTGGCATGCCAAAGAAccgggattagaggcatgagccaccgtgcccggcctcggcTTTATTTCACTCAGTATAACATCGTCTAGGCTCATTCATGTTACAAATGACatgtttcccttctttttttttaaatagcattctattggatgtgtatgtcttttttttttttttttttttttttgacagagtttccctcCCGTCGCCcggacaggagtgcagtggcatgatgttggctcactacatcctctgcctcccaggtgcaagctgATCTGGGCACAATGGTGTTTATAGCCACTGCAGGATTCATCTTCAACATCTTCTCATCTCTTCTTAAAACAAGCTGTACCTTCGTCAACAGCTGATTTCTTCGGGGGACTCTCCTTATAAGCTTTACATAAAACATCAATGAATTCTTCATTCCTCCACCCAAGCTTCACcgtaaatttgatgtttgtttttgctgccaTTTTAGCGGAATTCGTGTTGCTCTGATAGGAGGCCTTTTCAGTGGGTGTCTcatccttcttagtgcctcagAGTGGATCTGGTTCAGAAaggttataacaagttagtataaGTTTGTTTTAGTGTAAAACAACTGAAATCCATGCAGAGATTTTTCACAACGTCCATTTTCTGTGAACCTTTTGAAGACCCCCTGTGTTAAACGTTGGCCAGGTCCTTGGAGAGAAGTGGATGCCGTCCACTTCCTGTCCTCAAATTGCCCACAGTGCAGGAGTGCACAGAGCAGGGAAAGGCCACCCCAGAGAGGTCCTGCCCTCCAGCGTGCAGCAGACTGCCGGCCCAATCCTGACTCCCTGGTGTGCTGTGTGGGCCAGAGCAAGTTGATGAACCTCCCTGAAGCTCAGTTTACTCCTATGTAGCTCAGAACCAGTAGCCATGATAGGACTGCTTGGCAGGGACGGTTAATTAACTCAGGAAAAGCAACCTAGCTCCAAGGGTAGCAACCAGGAGTTCCAGTTGATTCCATCCGCAGACCCTCTGAGGCGTTCCCAAGCTGCGGTGTGGTGGAATATTAATTGGGTTTAGAGTGATTGGATTGAAGTGCCAATCTAATCAAGGAGAAGTCCCGCCCAAAGGGCAAAAAGCCAAGACTAACCCCGACCCCGACTCCCAGTCCCCCGGAGTACCTACCGCGGCCCCTCGCGACTGCCCccatccctctgcccctcccagacCTCTATCCTTCCACCAATCGCCTCCACCAGCCCCGAGCCCCCACTCCCAGGCCCCCGAGTCCCTGCCGCGGTCCCTCGCGACTGTCTCCATCCCTCAGCCCATCCCAGACCTCTGTCCTTCTTCCACCGCTAGCCTCCCTCAGCCCACCTGGACTTCCTTGGTCTCTGAGAACAAAGCCAGCCCCCTGGCCCTCCAGCCTCCTGCCAGTCTTCCCTGCTGGGCGTCTTCCTCTTCTCTGGGGCTTTCGgaacctcccctcccccacccgagTTTTCCCCCACCCCCGGGGGCTGGCACAGAATCAATGTCTCTAGGAATTTCAAacgtaaaaataaaagaatttaaaaacgaCGGAAAGGCATTTGCTCCTCCATGTGCGCTTACCTGTTTTTCTGTAGAGGCACCACGCTGAGGTGGGTGAAGCACTTGGGCTCTGGAATTACACATCTGGCTTCAAATTCAACTTCCACCACTTACTGGCTTTGTCATATTGGACAAAGGACGTTTTTGTGCTTCTACGTATTTATCTTTAAAGCGTGATCATAAGGTCACGATAAGGCATGAATGAAGCAACACATGGCAGGCCTTGAAACAAtcgcacatagtaggtattcgaTTCATGTTAACTATGTTTCCTTCTTAAAATGGCTTACATTGGGAAATCGTGAACACTGTATCATTAACCCTTGGAACAACCCAATGAGTAGGTAAATAAAGCTTAATTTTATACCTCAAGAAACCATGCGTCTTCACCTGCGCCAAATGCTCATGATTGTAAGGAGCACTGGTGGTTCGTTTATTATGTACTTGGTACTTTGCACCTATTAACCCAGTTAATCCTCTTAATAGTTGTGAGAGGGATAGcgttcttatccccattttacaggtgaggaaactgaagcacaagtGTTAAGCAGTTTATCTGAGGTATCCTAGCTACAAGTCAGGTGCAGTCAGCCTGGCTGCAGAGCCCTTGCTCTGTCCGCTGCACTACCTGACTTCCCAGGAGTATGTATGGTGAGAGTCAAAGTGGATTCTTCCACACAACCAACCAATTACAATGTCTGAATCAGTCAGGCGACTTGCAACTGGGCTCCAGGAGAGAAGGAATCATCACACCTCTCTAAATCCATGTTCCCATTTTGAATCTTCAATGAGAGACGAGACGCTAAGTAGCTAGTTTTGGTGGAGTGGCTGATTTTacacgtgtttgtgtgtgtgtgtgcgtgcgtgtgtgtgtgtgtgtgtatgtgcacctAACTAAAGTAAACTGATAGTTTGAATGCTTACAGTACcattaatttaatttgtatatgtGAGCCCCACACACCTATATACAAACACACCCTGATCCAGAACAATGACTTAGTGAAGAACGGGATTTCCACTCTGTCACACAAATTCAGGAAAGCACTGAAGTAGGGCATTTCTGATTGATTTTACCATTGCTGGAATTTTCCTTTACAACATAGACTTCTTCTGTGGAGATTCcataaataaagtcttttttttttattgtgcgatatttcttttaattttcataatttatttaaattttaaattttaattttaagttgaaaataaaaattatacgtTCATGTCGTTCAACATGAGgtttcatatatgtatacgttGTGGAATGACAAAATGGAGCTAATTAGCATACTCATTTCCTCACATACATATTTCATTGTGATGAGAACATGTTTACAATCTACACTTACAGctgttttcaagtatacaatgcttagttattaactatagttatcaTGCTGTTCAGTAGATCTCTAGAACTATTCCTATCTGAAACTTTATATTGTTTGACTAACATCTCCCCCATCCCTCCTGGGCCCCTGCCTcgggtaaccaccattctgctctctacAACCATGAGTTCAATTTTGTTAGATTCCACGtagaagtgagatcatgcagcatttgtctttctgtgcttgctCTTTACAACTTTGTCACGTATTTATTCATCTttccagacaaggtctcactctgtcaccctggctggagtacagtgacacaaacacggctcaccatggcctccacctcccgcggtcaagagatcctcccacttcagcctcctgagtagctaataCCACAGGCgtccacaccacacctggctaattgttgtattttttctagagatgggcttcctccatgttgcccaggttgatcgccaactcctgggctcaagtgctccacctGTCTTGGCATGCCAAAGAAccgggattagaggcatgagccaccgtgcccggcctcggcTTTATTTCACTCAGTATAACATCGTCTAGGCTCATTCATGTTACAAATGACatgtttcccttctttttttttaaatagcattctattggatgtgtatgtcttttttttttttttttttttttttgacagagtttccctcCCGTCGCCcggacaggagtgcagtggcatgatgttggctcactacatcctctgcctcccaggtgcaagctgATCTGGGCACAATGGTGTTCATAGCCACTGCAGGATTCATCTTCAACATCTTCTCATCTCTTCTTAAAACAAGCTGTACCTTCGTCAACAGCTGATTTCTTCGGGGGACTCTCCTTATAAGCTTTACATAAAACATCAATGAATTCTTCATTCCTCCACCCAAGCTTCACcgtaaatttgatgtttgtttttgctgccaTTTTAGCGGAATTCGTGTTGCTCTGATAGGAGGCCTTTTCAGTGGGTGTCTcatccttcttagtgcctcagAGTGGATCTGGTTCAGAAaggttataacaagttagtataaGTTTGTTTTAGTGTAAAACAACTGAAATCCATGCAGAGATTTTTCACAACGTCCATTTTCTGTGAACCTTTTGAAGACCCCCTGTGTTAAACGTTGGCCAGGTCCTTGGAGAGAAGTGGATGCCGTCCACTTCCTGTCCTCAAATTGCCCACAGTGCAGGAGTGCACAGAGCAGGGAAAGGCCACCCCAGAGAGGTCCTGCCCTCCAGCGTGCAGCAGACTGCCGGCCCAATCCTGACTCCCTGGTGTGCTGTGTGGGCCAGAGCAAGTTGATGAACCTCCCTGAAGCTCAGTTTACTCCTATGTAGCTCAGAACCAGTAGCCATGATAGGACTGCTTGGCAGGGACGGTTAATTAACTCAGGAAAAGCAACCTAGCTCCAAGGGTAGCAACCAGGAGTTCCAGTTGATTCCATCCGCAGACCCTCTGAGGCGTTCCCAAGCTGCGGTGTGGTGGAATATTAATTGGGTTTAGAGTGATTGGATTGAAGTGCCAATCTAATCAAGGAGAAGTCCCGCCCAAAGGGCAAAAAGCCAAGACTAACCCCGACCCCGACTCCCAGTCCCCCGGAGTACCTACCGCGGCCCCTCGCGACTGCCCccatccctctgcccctcccagacCTCTATCCTTCCACCAATCGCCTCCACCAGCCCCGAGCCCCCACTCCCAGGCCCCCGAGTCCCTGCCGCGGTCCCTCGCGACTGTCTCCATCCCTCAGCCCATCCCAGACCTCTGTCCTTCTTCCACCGCTAGCCTCCCTCAGCCCACCTGGACTTCCTTGGTCTCTGAGAACAAAGCCAGCCCCCTGGCCCTCCAGCCTCCTGCCAGTCTTCCCTGCTGGGCGTCTTCCTCTTCTCTGGGGCTTTCGgaacctcccctcccccacccgagTTTTCCCCCACCCCCGGGGGCTGGCACAGAATCAATGTCTCTAGGAATTTCAAacgtaaaaataaaagaatttaaaaacgaCGGAAAGGCATTTGCTCCTCCATGTGCGCTTACCTGTTTTTCTGTAGAGGCACCACGCTGAGGTGGGTGAAGCACTTGGGCTCTGGAATTACACATCTGGCTTCAAATTCAACTTACACCACTTACTGGCTTTGTCATATTGGACAAAGGGCGTTTTTGTGCTTCTACGTATTTATCTTTAAAGCGTGATCATAAGGTCACGATAAGGCATGAATGAAGCAACACATGGCAGGCCTTGAAACAATCGCACATAGTACGTATTCGATTCATGTTAACTATGTTTCCTTCTTAAAATGGCTTACATTGGGAA of Macaca fascicularis isolate 582-1 chromosome 8, T2T-MFA8v1.1 contains these proteins:
- the LOC135964541 gene encoding exonuclease GOR-like, translating into MLRATAPCWFPPGYPEAKKVAEELALEALELPLPSHQPARNFGLWVPQMYNQASALVGIQAEPQNSGPAVAPEWPKMVTEAWYFPAQRASACQPPAAPRLTERPPAVRISAPRERKRIAHFPSPCLDTGPTDAKRTLAASSHQRSDGSKVGTQPWKTHNRSGMAYRTSTTDSSKRIAHRPSLRSLKKPILLRKSGCRVPTVIRRGYLQLLTKECLQFCASEQEAKEKALNEEKVAHDRSPNKNVYLNVVLNALKRLKGLTPSSMPGLSRTALYSRLQDFLLTREQLKENGYPFPHPERPGGAVLFTAQGKGPGDSSRRVCCRCGTEYLVSPSGRCVRDQVCYYHWGRVRSSQVAGGRLTQYTCCAAAPGSVGCQVAKQHVRDGRKESLDGFVKTFKKEFSRDAYPGIYALDCEMCYTTHGLELTRVTVVDADMRVVYDTFVKPDNEIVDYNTRFSGVTEADVAQTSITLPKVQAILLSFFSAQTILIGHSLESDLLALKLIHSTVVDTAVLFPHYRGFPYKRSLRNLTADYLGQIIQDSQDGHDSCQDANACLQLVMWKVRERAGIQRGHPSASPAALACPQTQASSTTAIAPES